The Humulus lupulus chromosome 7, drHumLupu1.1, whole genome shotgun sequence region tagcaaaaatatatattttaacacAGATATCCACAGAATCATAGACAAAATTTCCCATAGAAACAATTGTAAAACATGAAaaccttttataaaaaaaaaattgttacaaTATTATAATGATGTTTCTTAGAATGTCTCCAATTTATTGTAAACATTTATTAATCTTTAAGTTATTTGCTCTTGCTTGTGCGGAATTTGGTAGTTTATAACCCATAAAGTGAGGAGTTTATATGTTAAATTATCATTTTACTGGTGGATGTGTTAATGAATAGCTTGTGCAGAATTTTGTAGTTTATAACCCATAAGGTATTTGTCTTTGCTAAATCTTTGATGCTCCTATTTggttttgtaatgaaaatataaaaaatctttacatattaatctaattttttctttttattcatttGCAGACATGAATTGAATAACATCTTTGGTATATTATGATGGTCATTGGAATGAAAATAATGTGTATGAGGATTTCAAAATACTTGGAGTGTTAATACCATTAGATTGCTCATTTACAACACTAATGAATATCTTGTCTACAGAGTCGTCTACCATTCTGTCAGTAGAAAATGCAACAATTGAGTACCAGATTGTAGAAACATTGCCTCCATTGAAGATCAATAGTGATAGCTCTATACAATTCTACTTGGAGTGCAAAAGAAATGACAGAACACTCACAAAATACCCTTTGATAGTTTCTGTAACAAAGAACAATCAAACAATCACCTGTGAAGCACTTCAAAAGATGAGTTCTACTGTTGCTTCAAGTGGTAATAATATAGTGAATGATATTTCAAACACATCAACATTCTCTATAGATGAACCTCAAGAACTACCAAATTTCATTCAATTGGCAGATCAAGTTACAGATTTGATTTTGAAGAAGGAACAACATGAATCAATTCCTGAACACATCGAAACAGAAACTACAGTTATAATTCATGCAATTTCTGATGGAATAAGAGAAAAACAGGTATACAAAAACAAAGAGGTTCTTACAACAACAATTGGTCTTTATGCCATAAAAAACAATTTCCAGTTCAAGGTCCACAAATCTTGCAAAAAAGAATATCAGTTGAAGTGCCTTGATTCAGAATGTACGTGGTCATTTCGTGCTACAAGATATGGAAAGACAGATATGTTCCAAGTTAGGAAGTTCAATTGTGCCTACACATGTTCCTTGGACATTATTCTTGGAGGTCACCGCCAAGTTTCAAGTAGTATGGTTGGGAATGTTGTGAAGAGCAAGTTCACAAATCCAAAAACAAATTATAGACCTAAAGATATAGCTAATGCATGTTGGACAGATATGGAGTTTCCATGAGTTACCAAAAAGCATGGCGATCTAAGGAAAAAGCAGTTAATTTTGTACATGGTTCAAGTCAAGATTCCTACCGAGACATTCCACGATATCTGCACATTTTGAAGCACAAAAATCCAGGAACAGATTTAGAAATTGATAGTCTAAACAgattcaaatatatttttatggCTATGGGACAATCAATTCTAGGTTGGAAACATTGCATTCTAGtaattgttgttgatggaacaTTCCTAAAAGCTGCATTTGGCGGTACACTTCTCACAGCTTTAACACAAGATGCAAATAGAAACATCTTCCCATTGGCTTTTGCTATAACAGATTCTGAAAACAATAATTCATGGGAGTGGTTCTTCAGAAAAATAAAACAATGTTATGGAGAAAGAGAAGAGTTGTGTATAGTTTCAGATAGACATGAAAGCATAGAGAATGCTATCAAAAATGTCTATACAAATGTAACTCATGGAGTGTGCTCCTACCATCTTTTCTGCAACATAAAGACTAAGTTTAGAACAGATGCAGAAGCAACCAATATCGCATTTCATGCTGCTGCAAAAGCTTATAACATGGAAGATTTTGAAAAATACATGAAGGACTTGGACAGTTTACATAAAGGAATCCGCAATTTTCTGCCCAATGAGGTTAAATATGAAAAGTGGGCAAGAATCTACTCCAAAAGTCGTAGATATGCAGCTATGACTTCAAACATAGCTGAATCCATTAATGTGGCACTAAAAGAAATGAGAGAGCTTCCAGTAACAACATTACTTGAGTGCCTTAGAAACCTAATTAAAAAATGGAGctacaacaacaaaaaagaagcAAAAGCAACATTTACAGACTTGCCGAAGTAACAAGAGGAATACTTAAGAAAGAACTTTGTCAAGTCATTAAGAATGACTGTAAGTAcaactatttttatttataaatactACTATATTAATATACTTCCTtgttcattatttattatttaattgtaGGTAGAACCAGCTAGTACACTCATTTATAGTGTACAGAGTGGTTTAACAACAAACATTGTAAACATTGCAAAGAAATCATGCACTTGTAACAAGTTTGATTTGGATGAATTACCTTGTGAACATGCCATGGCAGTCATTAGAAAGATGAACCTTCAGTATAAAAAATATTGCTCATATTATTTCACAAAACAAGCCATGTTGAACACCTATAATGCATCAATACATCCATTGGGAGATCAAAAACACATGGAGAGTTCCACCTAATGTTGAGGAAATAGAAGTACTACCTCCAAAGGGAAACAGAAAAAGTGGAAGGGCAAGGAAAAAATGTTTGTTTCAGCAAGAGAATGGTCTTATCAGCTTAAATGTGGAAGGTGTGGAGAGCTTGGGCACAACCGAAAAACTTGCACAAACTAGCCTCTATTgagaacaaaaaaacaaaaaaatacttAAAGCTTATAGATTGAAAATActtattatttgaattttaaaatttgtatGTTTCAGTACAGTGATTGGAACATTACTTATCACTATTACTTGTGATAAAGCTTTATGGAATTTTATTGAATATATGGAATATTATAAAAACTTAGTAAAAAATTTGCATCAATATATCAAAATTAATGTTCAGGGTGTTATCTGTAAATTTTTATTACATATTTGTTACAGATATGTTACAAGTTTCTAACAGACACTTCCAATATCAAATTCATGGGAAATAAGTTTTTTTATTAACTTATGTTACATGTTTGAAACATAAATATTTGATTTTCATTTATAAGTTTTCAGTCTATTCAAAATGATTAACTTTAAAAGTTTGTAATGATTTGATACACATTTGAAACTTAAGTTATCGTGACTATTAATAGACGTTAAGTAATGCTAAGCAAAAATTATTGCATAAACTTAGGTTACAAACTTTTAACAGGCGTTACCTAACCCatgaaatataaaaaataaagttGTGAACTCAAGTTACAAACTTGAGACACCTCTATACAATATTCCTAAAAAAGAGCTAATAGCAAAATTCATTGATATGCCACAATGTTCAACATATTCAAACATGATACTTGCTGAAAAGTTTACAAAACAAAAACACAAAAGTTATCTTTCCATAAGTGTGTATCATCTTTACAAGATAAAAGTCAAATGTTAACTACTTTGATCCTCTCATACTTCCTTTGCATTAATATTCAACATCTTCTTGCTCATTCTTCCTCTGAACTCCCTATCAGATACATAGCCTTCATCTTCCTTTCTTTTAGCATGGACATATAGCTCAACTGCAATTTTGTTTCTCTGAAAACTAACATTCAGAGGATTAGAGATATTTTCAATAAGTCCATGCATAAGAAACTCAACATACTTTATGAAAAATATCCCACAATcgctacaaaaataaaaataaaactaaaaaatcagTAATACATAAATGCAAATAAACAAAATCAtgcaataaaaaaataacaataacaaatAAAAACCACTTACTTGTTACTCTGTTGTGGAACCTCATCATCAAACACAATGTCCAACGGGTGACACATATCAATGCCCTTGAATTCTTGTGCATTTAGATCAATATCTTCCCTTGactcataaaaattatttaaagaaaGAAACAAGGGCAAATGCTTCAACAACTTTCAACACTTTCTTATCCATAACTCTACTCCTCATTGAGTTGTAGACTTTAAAAATCTCTGCTTGACTTTGAACTCACCAAGAATCCAATGATTACAGTCAACATTAGTTATATTAATAGGGAATAAAACAAAATCTATTAGCGACCAAGGAGTGTTACAAAGCATTTTATAaccacaaatatactaaaaaattgCATTGTTCTTCGATATAACAAATTAATCATAGCCACTTGACAGATACACATCATACAGAGCAGTGATAACTTGATCAAAAGAGTTATCTGTAGTAGTAACTAAACTTTATCGACTCACAATACTTGGCTTTTTTTCTAAGGTAATAAAAAGCCACATTAAGATGCTGAAAAAACAAGAAGCAAACCATAATAAGAATAATGAAAACAGTACAACTAAAACAACTTAATATTATTAAGGGAAAAAAATACATCATTGTCCAAATCCCTCCCATCTTTAACTAAATCATAAAACCATATTTTTCTCTCAATCCCAGTTACACAAAACTGAAATGACTCCTTAATAATACTATTATTATCATCAAATTTCTTATAcctataacaaatataaacatTAAAAAGTGAATTATGTTGTAACAGAAAttgaaatacaaaataaataaaaaagagaagcaTACTTATTATTTTTTCTCAGTCCCAGAGAAAATCACTTGTTAAAAGAGTCTTGGTCATTTTGATTAGGCATATCAAAAAGATTGTCTCCAAATGCATATCGTCCCACAATCTTCCTTTTAGACTTCACAACATTCAAATGTTTCATATCCTCAGAAGAAGATGATCCAAATTAGTTCACAAAAGGAGATTGCAAAACTGTAGTAGGCTTTGGCTTTCTTTTGCCAACAACAGGAGTAGAGACAACTACTGGATTCATCAAAGAACCAGCAATGGGTGTTGCCATAACAACTtcctaaaaacaaaaataatataaaaaaactcAATAAAATAACTACTGGATACATattgcaaaaagaaaaaaaaaatacaaaatttgccttgtttagttacatttttcTTTGCCAAATCATCAACAGCTGCATGAACAACTTTATCAAAAATCTCCACATTCATGTTTAAACATATGAGCCTCTTCTTCTAGATCTTTAACAACATCAGCTACATCATCATGAAGTTTGGCAACATTCTATGGAAAagcataatttaaaaaattaataaagaaataCACGAATACATTAACTTGAAAAAATTCATACGATGAAACAAAAATAACCTGGTCATTGTTGTCTTCATCAAATAGCATCACATGCAACATCCTAAAATTTTTAACAaatatacaaattaaaaaatatatataaacataactAACCAATGACAAACACCATAATAAAAAAAAGACAAACGGTAAAAAAAAGTTATAGATATAATAAAGAAGAATAattgtcaaaaaaaaattccaaaatacATAAGTTTACAAAAACATCATAGAGTTTATAGATGCTCAGGAAAAGTCTTGTATAAAACTAACTTAGAAATTTAAAGTTTACAAATTAATAACAAAAGGTTTACAAAACAAGCATTCTAAACTTTCTCTTCCACTTCTCATAGTCCAATAGAAACAAAATTAGATTTCTATcaaaaagggaaaacaaaaattaataaaaagaaaacattaattatatatattaacaaaaatataaacatttataaaatataaaataaaaataacaaaacaaccaaacaataaaattaatatttagataagtatACATACCTTTGTTTCTTCAATATTATTCCCAATAGTCTTCTCATTCTTATTTACTGTATCATTCTTGTCATCtacaattaccatatctccaGCAGCATCTTCTTGTATTGCTTGAATGTATTCATCAAAAACTTAGGTAAAACTTTCATTCTAAAAAAACTTATCATTTTCCTTTaaaacaccaccaccaccaaaaGTATCACCAACATCACCCTTCCTCCCAAAAAAACCCTTCACACCAGCCTCAATGCCACTTATTCCACCAGAACAGTCAGCTCCCACAAAACCACCATCAACATGATCAATATCATCATTAATACCACATGATTTTGGCCTCAACTCACCTAATATTTCCATGACTGCCTTGTGCCTTAAATCTTGatcatttttcaaattaaccaacATCTCCATCAATGCCCCATGTCTAGATTCACTAGCAGACTTTAACATTGAAATTTCCTTAGACATATTGTTACACTTCTTTTGACAGTCATCCACAATAATTTTTAGATCAGAAAAGCCAAATGTCACACAAGGAACATAAGATGATGAAGGAG contains the following coding sequences:
- the LOC133791620 gene encoding uncharacterized protein LOC133791620, which gives rise to MGQSILGWKHCILVIVVDGTFLKAAFGGTLLTALTQDANRNIFPLAFAITDSENNNSWEWFFRKIKQCYGEREELCIVSDRHESIENAIKNVYTNVTHGVCSYHLFCNIKTKFRTDAEATNIAFHAAAKAYNMEDFEKYMKDLDSLHKGIRNFLPNEVKYEKWARIYSKSRRYAAMTSNIAESINVALKEMRELPVEPASTLIYSVQSGLTTNIVNIAKKSCTCNKFDLDELPCEHAMAVIRKMNLQYKKYCSYYFTKQAMLNTYNASIHPLGDQKHMESST